One genomic region from Myxocyprinus asiaticus isolate MX2 ecotype Aquarium Trade chromosome 27, UBuf_Myxa_2, whole genome shotgun sequence encodes:
- the LOC127417634 gene encoding pre-mRNA-splicing factor RBM22-like isoform X1 — protein sequence MATSLGSNTYNRQNWEDSDFPILCQTCLGENPYIRMTKEKYGKECKVKSGSKVWCIICARPFTVFRWCPGVRMRFKKTEVCQTCSKMKNVCQTCLLDLEYGLPIQVRDTGVSIKDDMPKSDVNKEYYTQNMEREIQNSDGTRPVGMLGKAQNPSDMLLKLARTTPYYKRNRPHICSFWVKGECKRGEECPYRHEKPTDPDDPLADQNIKDRFYGTNDPVADKLLKRATTMPRLDPPDDKSITTLYIGGLGENVTDSELRNNFYQFGEIRTITLVQRQQCAFIQFATRQGAELAAEKSFNKLIINGRRLAVKWGRSQAAKGKEVKEGFSEMGTRLEPVPGLPAALPLPPALEDEGSANYFNLDPSSSPTVMNISLPPPPGLPNPPPPGFGPPMFHPMGPPPPPPMGLRPPGLIHYPSQDPQRMGAHAAIRHAD from the exons ATGGCGACCTCCCTGGGCTCAAATACATACAACAGACAGAACTGGGAAGATTCG GACTTTCCTATTCTCTGTCAAACATGTCTTGGGGAAAATCCATACATTCGTATG ACAAAGGAAAAGTACGGCAAAGAGTGCAAGGTGAAGTCAGGATCTAAAGTTTGGTGTATA ATATGTGCTCGTCCCTTCACTGTCTTCCGGTGGTGTCCTGGAGTGCGGATGCGTTTTAAGAAGACAGAGGTGTGTCAGACCTGCAGTAAGATGAAGAATGTCTGTCAAACGTGTTTACTGGATTTGGAGTACG GTCTTCCAATCCAGGTTAGGGATACGGGTGTGTCCATAAAAGATGACATGCCGAAATCTGACGTGAACAAAGAATATTATACGCAGAACATGGAGAGAGAG ATCCAGAACTCTGATGGCACCAGGCCGGTGGGGATGCTGGGTAAAGCTCAGAACCCCAGTGACATGCTGCTGAAGTTGGCACGCACCACACCGTACTACAAACGCAACAGACCCCATATCTGCTCTTTTTGGGTGAAGGGAGAATGTAAGAGAGGAGAGGAGTGTCCATACAG GCATGAGAAGCCCACAGACCCTGATGATCCTCTTGCCGATCAGAACATTAAAGATCGTTTTTATGGCACTAACGACCCAGTGGCTGATAAACTGCTCAAGAGAGCGACCACCATGCCTCGCTTGGACCCGCCCGATGACAAGTCAATTACCACATTGTATATAGGAGGTTTAGGAGAAAACGTCACTGACTCTGAGCTCAG GAATAACTTCTATCAGTTTGGCGAGATTCGTACAATCACTCTGGTTCAGCGGCAGCAGTGTGCGTTCATTCAGTTCGCTACGCGCCAGGGGGCAGAACTCGCAGCAGAGAAATCCTTCAACAAGCTCATCATTAATGGTCGCAGGCTGGCGGTGAAGTGGGGACGCTCTCAGGCCGCTAAAGGTAAAGAGGTCAAGGAGGGCTTCAGTGAGATGGGCACCAGACTGGAGCCAGTACCAGGTCTACCAGCAG CTCTTCCGCTTCCTCCAGCTCTGGAGGATGAAGGCTCAGCCAACTACTTTAATCTGGACCCAAGCAGTTCTCCAACAGTTATGAACATCAGTCTACCCCCTCCACCTGGACTACCAAACCCACCACCACCAG GTTTTGGACCTCCAATGTTCCACCCCATGggtcctcctccacctcctccgaTGGGTTTGAGACCACCAGGCCTCATCCATTACCCTTCCCAGGATCCTCAGCGCATGGGCGCGCATGCTGCGATTCGTCACGCTGATTGA
- the LOC127417634 gene encoding pre-mRNA-splicing factor RBM22-like isoform X2, with product MATSLGSNTYNRQNWEDSDFPILCQTCLGENPYIRMTKEKYGKECKICARPFTVFRWCPGVRMRFKKTEVCQTCSKMKNVCQTCLLDLEYGLPIQVRDTGVSIKDDMPKSDVNKEYYTQNMEREIQNSDGTRPVGMLGKAQNPSDMLLKLARTTPYYKRNRPHICSFWVKGECKRGEECPYRHEKPTDPDDPLADQNIKDRFYGTNDPVADKLLKRATTMPRLDPPDDKSITTLYIGGLGENVTDSELRNNFYQFGEIRTITLVQRQQCAFIQFATRQGAELAAEKSFNKLIINGRRLAVKWGRSQAAKGKEVKEGFSEMGTRLEPVPGLPAALPLPPALEDEGSANYFNLDPSSSPTVMNISLPPPPGLPNPPPPGFGPPMFHPMGPPPPPPMGLRPPGLIHYPSQDPQRMGAHAAIRHAD from the exons ATGGCGACCTCCCTGGGCTCAAATACATACAACAGACAGAACTGGGAAGATTCG GACTTTCCTATTCTCTGTCAAACATGTCTTGGGGAAAATCCATACATTCGTATG ACAAAGGAAAAGTACGGCAAAGAGTGCAAG ATATGTGCTCGTCCCTTCACTGTCTTCCGGTGGTGTCCTGGAGTGCGGATGCGTTTTAAGAAGACAGAGGTGTGTCAGACCTGCAGTAAGATGAAGAATGTCTGTCAAACGTGTTTACTGGATTTGGAGTACG GTCTTCCAATCCAGGTTAGGGATACGGGTGTGTCCATAAAAGATGACATGCCGAAATCTGACGTGAACAAAGAATATTATACGCAGAACATGGAGAGAGAG ATCCAGAACTCTGATGGCACCAGGCCGGTGGGGATGCTGGGTAAAGCTCAGAACCCCAGTGACATGCTGCTGAAGTTGGCACGCACCACACCGTACTACAAACGCAACAGACCCCATATCTGCTCTTTTTGGGTGAAGGGAGAATGTAAGAGAGGAGAGGAGTGTCCATACAG GCATGAGAAGCCCACAGACCCTGATGATCCTCTTGCCGATCAGAACATTAAAGATCGTTTTTATGGCACTAACGACCCAGTGGCTGATAAACTGCTCAAGAGAGCGACCACCATGCCTCGCTTGGACCCGCCCGATGACAAGTCAATTACCACATTGTATATAGGAGGTTTAGGAGAAAACGTCACTGACTCTGAGCTCAG GAATAACTTCTATCAGTTTGGCGAGATTCGTACAATCACTCTGGTTCAGCGGCAGCAGTGTGCGTTCATTCAGTTCGCTACGCGCCAGGGGGCAGAACTCGCAGCAGAGAAATCCTTCAACAAGCTCATCATTAATGGTCGCAGGCTGGCGGTGAAGTGGGGACGCTCTCAGGCCGCTAAAGGTAAAGAGGTCAAGGAGGGCTTCAGTGAGATGGGCACCAGACTGGAGCCAGTACCAGGTCTACCAGCAG CTCTTCCGCTTCCTCCAGCTCTGGAGGATGAAGGCTCAGCCAACTACTTTAATCTGGACCCAAGCAGTTCTCCAACAGTTATGAACATCAGTCTACCCCCTCCACCTGGACTACCAAACCCACCACCACCAG GTTTTGGACCTCCAATGTTCCACCCCATGggtcctcctccacctcctccgaTGGGTTTGAGACCACCAGGCCTCATCCATTACCCTTCCCAGGATCCTCAGCGCATGGGCGCGCATGCTGCGATTCGTCACGCTGATTGA